TCATCAGCCTTATTATTTGGGCTTTGTTGTTCCGCCATCGGTTGGTTCCTCCTCAAAAAGATTATCGTAAAGCGCTAAATCGCTCTCCTCCACCGCAAGGTCATTCCACTGCGGCTTTTTTGCCAGCGTAATAGACTGCGGCTCCGCAATGTTGCGCGCCGCGCGCTGCTGCACAATAATATTTTGAATATAATGCGCGCCGAAGGCCTGGTACTTCAGGGCGCGGCTTATTGCGATCTTCACATCCGCCTTACCGTATTTGTTAAGCATGTCCTGGATCTTTTCCAGTTGGGACTGAAGATTCAGTTCCGCCGACACCAATCCCTTTAAATACACGCTGCACTCCGGAGCGAGGTTCAGAAACGATTCAACCAGCTTGGACATACGCGCTTTTTTGCGCTGAGCCAGCAACCCCTCATAATGCTTAGGATTTTCTATCACGCGGTTCTTCTCATAGCATCGCGCGTGCGAAGTCAGGATCCTTGTTCCCGCATACACGGCCACCTGCATGGAGGTCGCTTTAATGGTAAGCGTTTTATGCGTAAATCCGCACGGCACGGAATATCTGTTGCCGTCAAACCAGACCAGCGACTGGTTGGTTGCCCTGGCAGAAGCAGCTATTGAACAGTCATATTGGTTTAGGGGCAGGCTCATAAGCAGGGCACGTTCCTTTTCAAAGCGATCTATGGGCCGCTCGTTGGTGCTGCCGTGTTTGCGGGTATTGGCAATTTCCTCCAGCCAGCGCAGCGCCTCCGACTGTATCTGCTCCCGCGAACTTATTGTCTGGCCATCCAGGAACGAGGAACGCAGATATTTTATCCCGTTTTCCACCTTCCCCTTTTCATTGGCCTTTCTAACCCCGCAGGGTACCGGCTTGAATAAATAATAGCCGGCAAAATCCATGAACTTGGAATTAAACCGGATATCCTGCCCGACACGGGATAGAACAACCGTTTTTAAATTGTCATAGTTGATCTTCCTGGGAATACCGCCGAAAAACTGGAACGCATTTACATGAGCCGCAATGAAATCTTCAATACGTTGTGACAGCGTGAACTCTATATACATCATCCGCGAATATGACAGCACCATCACAAAACAGGATAATTGCCGCCGCGCGTTCCCTATGGTGAGATGTCCCGTATTTGCCCAGTCCACCTGCGCGTATTCCCCAGGCTGCGTTTCTATGCGCAAAAACACGTCCGGCTTCCTTCCCGGTCGGTTGTCTTGCAAATAATCCTTAAGAATCGTGTACCCGCCGCTATAGCCTTGCTTGCCTATTTCAAGCAGCAGTTTAGCCCCGGTAAGATTCGGGTATTCCTTAAGCCGCTCCGTTATATACGGTTTAAACGGCTCAAGCTTGCCCGCGACGCCACGTTCGCGCGACTCGTTGCCGGGAGGTGCGGAAACATATTCCAGCGCGCGCCTGACTGTTTTGCGGTGAATACGCAATAAGCGGGATATTTCGCTTATCGAAAGGTGTTCAACCTCACGCATACGTCTTATAGTCGCCCAAAGTTCGTTGTCCATGCGTATAGTTTACACGCTTAACATTTTAATTGCCCATGTGATTTGTATATCGGCCCGCCGCATTCGGCCATAATATCAAGCGTTGCGTCGAGCTTTAAGTTTAATGTGCCTTGTATATCGGCCCCTTTAAGCTCTTTGATTCGCACTATTTTACGTCGGAGCAATCTCACTTGTATATCGGCCCGCCGCTCTTTCAATATCCGCTTGCGAAGCCTGCGCCCGCCGTTATCTTTCCTGATATATTCCGGATGTCCGGCGCGATAGCTGGCAAGATAACCTGGATGATTTTTA
The Candidatus Brocadiia bacterium DNA segment above includes these coding regions:
- the istA gene encoding IS21 family transposase codes for the protein MREVEHLSISEISRLLRIHRKTVRRALEYVSAPPGNESRERGVAGKLEPFKPYITERLKEYPNLTGAKLLLEIGKQGYSGGYTILKDYLQDNRPGRKPDVFLRIETQPGEYAQVDWANTGHLTIGNARRQLSCFVMVLSYSRMMYIEFTLSQRIEDFIAAHVNAFQFFGGIPRKINYDNLKTVVLSRVGQDIRFNSKFMDFAGYYLFKPVPCGVRKANEKGKVENGIKYLRSSFLDGQTISSREQIQSEALRWLEEIANTRKHGSTNERPIDRFEKERALLMSLPLNQYDCSIAASARATNQSLVWFDGNRYSVPCGFTHKTLTIKATSMQVAVYAGTRILTSHARCYEKNRVIENPKHYEGLLAQRKKARMSKLVESFLNLAPECSVYLKGLVSAELNLQSQLEKIQDMLNKYGKADVKIAISRALKYQAFGAHYIQNIIVQQRAARNIAEPQSITLAKKPQWNDLAVEESDLALYDNLFEEEPTDGGTTKPK